A genomic window from Sphingobacterium sp. BN32 includes:
- a CDS encoding two-component regulator propeller domain-containing protein, producing the protein MRKILNMLCVTWLFCQIGITRSANAQFLSLKFDHITSENGLPHNTIHGIAKDKYGFMWFGTWSGLCRYDGYQIKIYRYDALKPNTIANNRIHNILVDSKGDLWVATFEDKTLSKYNYQTDDFTRVPYEKGPSELLGKINRRDHRYNVKFQFQQTQWHLDNNKTALVETYLPTGAQKFYIEDPANPWAINDAYISDVYLDDQHVLWLGSYSHGINRAYLEATPFHALMYNPGSKKSLAENTIRSLTEDKQGNLWVGTRSKGITVVKKTGEFLQFKSESSNPNTLQNNYIKKVFCDSQGIIWIGNQGGLDRYNPVTDQIERLHHSSIKSNPVYGIMEDQDKNIWLATWKGVVKWTRKDQSFRYYKFNEFLAEPHFWTILQDQQGRIWLASEGNGIFIVKENAAGKLQIIRHLRHEEKKTNTLSDNRIYALFQDSQNDIWIGTGNGLDLYHTKNERIETLSRISNLWPSGTIAGVTQDRQGFVWVSHKQGISRIEKGKMQVRTFSDTDGLLSTDNIEGAIFNSKSANRLYFGSNLGVCHFSPDSVRTNPEPPKIVFTELNILNEAVEVNKKINDRIVLERPIHLTERIKLTHADKTFRVAFAALHFTNPNGNKYAYMLEGFDSDWIYTSSNKREASYSNLPPGKYKLLVKASNSDGVWTEKASTLQIDVLPPWWASPLAYLFYFAIGLFLLYIFYYYSTRYTRLKSKLAYEAIIYEKELEMQENKLQFFTNISHEIKTPLTLILSPIEQLKNWASASRDKKPTEQLEMMENNGRRLLRTVNQLLDFRRLESGQEKITVEPTDVNRLTSNVIESFKLEARKKDINLIYHPSQSKLIIQLDADKLEKILINLISNALKFTPPKGIVKVRLKNNDNHVDIDVLNNGPSIAQDELESIFEPFRQGKHKSAGGTGLGLTYSKYLTSLLGGQISVESRSHSERQPLTAFKIRLPKPLTEDMFEEQTIDSSKGREDQMLPAASSLEPSSDILPRKCSILIVEDNIEMNNYLADYFRNSYIVFQAYDGEEGFTTAQKVMPDLIISDVMMPKVDGLSFTQQIKSDTLLRHIPVLLLTARSLQEQEIEGLAIGADDYIIKPFQLPILSLKVKNQLILRLRQQELFQQRISLEPSQTSTQSPDEILLQKVFSFIESNMSNSELKIEHIGESIGLSRAQLYRKIKSLTGMGLADVIKELRLKRAQQLLKEQKWMVSEVGYQVGFSDPEYFRKTFKAKFGYSPSEYAKSHS; encoded by the coding sequence GTGAGAAAGATCCTAAATATGCTGTGTGTGACCTGGCTATTCTGTCAAATTGGAATAACCCGAAGCGCAAATGCTCAGTTTCTTTCTTTAAAATTTGACCATATTACTTCCGAAAATGGACTTCCTCACAACACAATACATGGAATAGCAAAGGATAAATATGGCTTTATGTGGTTCGGAACTTGGTCGGGCTTGTGCCGATACGACGGTTATCAGATCAAAATCTACCGATATGATGCACTGAAACCGAATACAATTGCTAACAATAGAATTCATAATATTCTGGTCGATAGCAAAGGCGATTTGTGGGTCGCCACCTTTGAGGATAAAACCCTGAGTAAATACAATTACCAAACCGACGATTTCACGCGCGTCCCGTACGAGAAGGGTCCGTCGGAACTCCTCGGCAAGATTAATAGGCGGGATCACCGTTATAACGTAAAATTCCAATTTCAACAGACCCAGTGGCATCTGGACAACAATAAAACGGCTTTGGTTGAGACATATCTGCCAACAGGGGCACAAAAGTTCTATATTGAAGACCCTGCTAACCCCTGGGCTATTAATGATGCTTACATCAGTGACGTTTATCTCGACGATCAGCATGTGCTTTGGTTAGGATCCTACTCCCACGGCATCAACAGAGCGTATCTAGAGGCTACACCATTTCATGCCCTTATGTATAACCCCGGAAGCAAAAAATCGCTTGCCGAGAACACGATACGCTCCTTAACGGAGGACAAACAGGGAAATTTATGGGTCGGTACTAGAAGCAAGGGAATTACAGTCGTTAAAAAGACGGGGGAGTTTCTGCAGTTCAAATCCGAGAGCAGCAACCCCAATACCCTACAAAACAATTATATCAAAAAAGTATTCTGTGATTCTCAGGGAATCATTTGGATAGGTAATCAAGGGGGCTTAGATCGATATAATCCAGTTACTGATCAAATCGAACGATTACATCACAGCTCCATCAAGAGCAATCCTGTCTATGGCATCATGGAAGATCAGGACAAGAACATATGGTTAGCCACTTGGAAAGGTGTAGTTAAATGGACTCGAAAAGATCAGTCATTCCGATATTATAAATTCAATGAGTTTTTAGCAGAACCCCACTTTTGGACAATATTACAGGATCAACAAGGACGTATCTGGCTGGCTTCCGAAGGCAATGGAATTTTTATAGTAAAAGAAAACGCAGCAGGAAAACTTCAAATTATCAGACATCTGCGTCACGAAGAAAAGAAAACAAACACCCTTAGCGACAACAGGATTTACGCATTATTTCAAGACAGTCAAAACGATATTTGGATAGGCACCGGAAATGGCCTTGACCTTTATCATACCAAAAACGAACGTATTGAAACGCTGAGCCGTATTTCCAACCTGTGGCCGTCTGGAACAATTGCAGGCGTGACGCAGGATAGACAAGGATTTGTTTGGGTTAGCCACAAGCAAGGGATCTCGAGGATAGAAAAAGGAAAGATGCAAGTACGCACCTTCTCAGATACCGATGGCTTGCTGAGTACAGATAACATCGAGGGCGCTATATTTAACAGCAAATCAGCGAACCGTTTATATTTCGGCAGCAATTTAGGGGTTTGCCACTTCTCCCCCGATAGCGTTCGAACGAATCCGGAGCCGCCAAAAATTGTATTCACAGAGCTCAACATTTTAAACGAAGCGGTAGAAGTCAACAAGAAAATAAATGATAGAATTGTCTTAGAACGCCCAATCCATTTAACCGAGCGCATCAAGTTAACCCATGCGGACAAAACATTTAGAGTGGCATTTGCGGCTTTACACTTCACGAATCCCAACGGAAACAAATATGCTTATATGCTGGAAGGCTTCGATTCGGACTGGATCTATACCAGCTCAAACAAACGAGAGGCTAGCTATTCTAACTTGCCTCCCGGAAAATACAAGCTGTTAGTAAAAGCGTCGAACAGTGATGGCGTTTGGACAGAAAAAGCATCAACGCTTCAAATCGACGTTTTACCCCCTTGGTGGGCCTCTCCCCTGGCCTACTTGTTCTATTTTGCGATAGGGCTCTTCCTGCTTTATATTTTTTACTACTATAGCACGCGTTACACAAGATTAAAATCTAAATTAGCCTATGAAGCCATAATTTATGAGAAGGAGCTAGAAATGCAAGAAAACAAATTGCAGTTCTTTACGAATATCTCCCACGAGATCAAGACGCCATTGACCTTGATCCTTTCACCAATTGAGCAGTTGAAAAATTGGGCTTCTGCTTCTAGGGATAAAAAGCCCACAGAACAGCTTGAGATGATGGAAAACAATGGTCGCCGGCTCCTACGAACGGTAAATCAATTGCTCGATTTCCGACGGCTGGAGTCGGGGCAGGAAAAGATAACTGTCGAACCTACCGACGTCAATAGATTGACAAGCAATGTAATTGAATCGTTTAAGCTTGAAGCACGAAAGAAAGACATCAACCTTATCTACCATCCGTCCCAGTCCAAATTGATCATACAACTTGACGCCGATAAGCTTGAGAAAATTTTGATCAATTTAATCTCCAATGCATTGAAATTTACGCCGCCGAAAGGCATTGTAAAGGTACGTTTAAAAAACAATGATAATCATGTAGACATCGACGTTTTAAATAACGGCCCAAGCATTGCACAGGATGAACTGGAAAGTATTTTCGAACCATTTAGACAAGGGAAACATAAAAGCGCCGGAGGAACCGGATTAGGATTAACTTACAGCAAGTATCTGACAAGTTTACTAGGCGGGCAAATCAGTGTCGAAAGCCGATCGCATTCAGAACGACAACCGCTTACTGCTTTCAAAATTCGATTACCGAAACCACTTACGGAGGATATGTTCGAAGAGCAAACCATAGATTCTAGCAAAGGTAGAGAAGATCAAATGCTGCCAGCTGCAAGTTCCCTGGAACCATCAAGCGACATATTACCTCGCAAATGCAGCATTCTGATTGTAGAGGACAACATAGAAATGAATAACTATTTAGCTGATTATTTCCGTAACAGTTATATTGTATTTCAAGCGTATGATGGTGAGGAAGGATTTACTACTGCGCAGAAGGTGATGCCCGACCTGATTATCTCGGACGTCATGATGCCCAAAGTAGATGGGCTTAGCTTTACACAACAGATAAAATCCGACACGCTGTTGCGGCATATACCTGTTTTATTGTTAACGGCTCGGTCCCTACAAGAACAGGAAATCGAGGGCTTGGCAATCGGTGCGGATGATTATATTATTAAACCGTTCCAATTGCCAATACTATCACTAAAAGTAAAAAACCAACTTATACTAAGACTTCGACAACAGGAACTGTTTCAACAACGCATCAGCCTGGAACCCAGTCAAACATCGACGCAGTCGCCGGACGAAATACTGTTACAAAAAGTCTTTTCTTTCATTGAAAGCAACATGAGCAACTCCGAACTGAAAATCGAGCATATCGGAGAATCCATTGGTCTGAGTCGAGCTCAGTTATATCGAAAAATTAAATCCCTCACCGGAATGGGCTTAGCAGATGTTATTAAAGAGCTCAGATTAAAGAGAGCACAGCAGCTATTGAAGGAGCAAAAATGGATGGTGAGCGAAGTCGGCTATCAGGTTGGATTCTCCGATCCTGAGTACTTTAGAAAAACCTTCAAAGCCAAATTCGGATACTCGCCAAGTGAATATGCCAAGAGTCACTCTTAG
- a CDS encoding rhamnogalacturonan acetylesterase, with protein MKLLFIAVAAMFLVQNRPAKLFIIGDSTVRNSNETYWGWGSILQEFLDSAKVKVDNQAMAGRSTRTFRMEGRWKKVLDELQAGDYVMIQFGHNEGSKPDTTRQGYRGVLRGIGKDSLVLTWPNKEKEVVYSYGEYLRRFVKEAKAKGAIPIILSMIPRNKWTAAGKIERADLDFGKWAKEIAREQQVDFIDLNELTASYYDMIGPNAVKQLYFPGDHTHTNYAGARYNAYSVLQGIEKLQNSLSQSVKSYEQK; from the coding sequence ATGAAATTATTGTTTATTGCCGTGGCAGCCATGTTTCTTGTACAAAATCGGCCTGCAAAATTATTCATTATAGGCGATTCTACAGTACGTAATTCAAATGAAACCTATTGGGGATGGGGCAGTATTCTTCAGGAGTTTTTAGATAGTGCAAAGGTAAAGGTTGACAACCAAGCTATGGCCGGAAGAAGCACCAGAACCTTTAGAATGGAAGGGAGATGGAAAAAAGTATTGGATGAATTGCAAGCTGGTGATTACGTGATGATACAGTTTGGTCATAACGAAGGTAGCAAACCTGATACGACTCGTCAGGGATATCGTGGTGTTCTTCGAGGAATCGGAAAAGATTCGCTTGTGTTGACATGGCCCAACAAGGAAAAAGAAGTCGTATATAGCTATGGCGAATATTTGCGTCGCTTTGTGAAAGAGGCGAAAGCAAAGGGAGCTATTCCTATTATCTTATCGATGATACCTCGTAATAAGTGGACGGCTGCCGGCAAAATAGAACGTGCCGATTTAGATTTTGGAAAATGGGCGAAAGAAATTGCGCGCGAACAGCAAGTTGATTTCATTGATTTAAATGAACTCACAGCAAGTTACTATGATATGATTGGACCGAACGCAGTTAAACAACTTTATTTTCCGGGCGATCATACGCATACCAATTACGCCGGTGCGCGATATAATGCCTATAGTGTTCTTCAAGGAATAGAAAAATTGCAAAATTCTTTATCTCAAAGTGTTAAATCATATGAACAAAAGTAA
- a CDS encoding glycoside hydrolase family 28 protein: MRKHLINYTCLLFLLLGGNKLNAQNKFPDGSAIPAWFNDYKETDVNQLGKQFKITDYGLVNDSTILQTEKIQAVIDEAAKQGGVVVIPKGIYLSGSLFFKPKTHLHLEEGAVLKGSDDISHFKLLTTRIEGQTVKYFAALVNADRVDGFTVSGKGMIDGNGLRYWKAFWLRRGFNPSCTNMDEMRPRLLYVSNSDDVQISGIKLKNSPFWTTHFYKCNYLKMFDLTITAPAKPVKAPSSDAIDLDVCNHVLIKNCYLSVNDDAIALKGGKGPKAPEDPDNGANYNIIIEDNKFGFCHSALTCGSESIHSYNIIFRNNVLDHARKMLQLKMRPDTPQEYEKILIENISGTTNSVLFIKPWNQFFDLKGEKGIKKSYAHDITIKNIDLQCDIFFDVVNSDQYELRDFHFENFKITAKQGALHKDYIKNLTLKNVNINGKMIK, from the coding sequence ATGAGAAAGCACCTGATCAATTATACTTGTTTACTTTTCTTGTTGCTCGGCGGCAATAAATTAAATGCTCAGAACAAATTTCCGGATGGTTCTGCTATTCCTGCTTGGTTCAATGATTACAAAGAAACAGATGTTAATCAATTGGGAAAGCAGTTTAAGATTACCGACTACGGTCTTGTTAATGATAGTACGATTTTACAGACAGAAAAGATTCAAGCCGTGATCGACGAGGCGGCAAAGCAAGGAGGGGTTGTGGTAATTCCCAAAGGTATTTACCTCAGCGGTTCCCTGTTTTTCAAACCTAAAACTCATCTCCACCTAGAAGAAGGAGCCGTATTGAAAGGAAGTGACGATATCAGCCATTTTAAGCTACTAACGACGAGGATTGAAGGGCAAACGGTTAAATACTTTGCTGCGCTTGTCAACGCCGATAGAGTCGATGGCTTCACCGTGTCCGGCAAAGGAATGATTGATGGAAATGGTCTTCGTTATTGGAAAGCCTTTTGGTTGAGAAGAGGATTTAACCCCTCTTGTACCAATATGGACGAGATGCGACCTCGACTACTGTACGTGTCTAATAGTGATGATGTGCAGATATCAGGCATCAAGTTGAAGAACTCTCCCTTCTGGACCACACATTTCTATAAATGCAATTACCTAAAGATGTTCGATCTAACGATCACCGCTCCTGCAAAGCCTGTCAAAGCGCCGAGCTCTGATGCGATTGATCTGGATGTATGTAATCATGTTTTAATCAAGAACTGTTACCTCTCAGTGAACGATGATGCCATTGCGTTGAAAGGTGGGAAAGGACCTAAGGCACCTGAAGATCCAGATAACGGCGCAAATTATAACATCATCATTGAAGATAACAAATTTGGTTTCTGTCACAGCGCTTTGACCTGCGGAAGTGAGTCTATTCATAGTTATAATATCATCTTTAGAAATAACGTACTGGACCATGCTCGAAAAATGCTTCAATTGAAGATGCGTCCGGATACCCCTCAGGAGTATGAAAAAATATTAATCGAAAATATCTCCGGAACGACCAATAGTGTTTTGTTCATCAAACCTTGGAATCAGTTTTTTGACTTAAAAGGCGAGAAAGGAATCAAAAAATCTTATGCTCACGATATTACGATAAAGAATATAGACTTGCAATGCGATATCTTTTTTGATGTGGTAAACTCAGATCAATATGAATTAAGAGATTTCCATTTTGAAAACTTTAAAATAACGGCCAAACAAGGGGCATTGCATAAAGACTACATTAAAAATCTGACATTGAAGAATGTCAATATCAACGGGAAAATGATTAAATAA
- a CDS encoding rhamnogalacturonan lyase, with protein sequence MEWLDRGFVGLKTSSHSAFLSWRLLASDASDLRFLIYRKVSGKQKERLTDTALCQGTNYTDSSCIADRDIEYLLYSIKGEKEVLEATFVIKGSQEIRNYFEIPLKVPEGYTAADASVGDLDGDGQYELIVHQVGKGHDNAHLGLTDEPVFQAYRLDGKFLWEINLGKNIREGAHYTQFMVYDLNGDGKAEFVCKTADGTVDGIGRTLGNKDADYRDKDPKSTTYGKILHGPEYLTVFDGLTGKAISTVEYIPGRGEPQSWGDQKANRADRYLAAIAYLDGKKPSLIMCRGYYDRTALVAWDFDGKKLTKRWVFDTENADHHYEGQGFHNLAVADVDEDGRDEIIYGSMTVDDDGKGLYSSGLGHGDALHVTDLDPDREGLEIFAIHEHKGSSKGVGVSLRDARNGELLFSASIDEDVTRGVAASIDPNHRGAYMWWLARDSAYNMQGIAVGPRPRFVNFLIWWDGDLSRELLDDTQIAKYNEGVIFKAEGVSSINGTKRTPNLSVDLFGDWREELILRSIDNKSLRIYMSSIPTSFRMTTLMHDPVYRLGIAWQNVAYNQPPHTGFYLGPEMKQVPKPYLNLVRHRD encoded by the coding sequence ATGGAATGGTTAGATAGAGGGTTTGTAGGTTTGAAAACAAGCAGTCACTCTGCTTTCTTATCATGGCGGCTGTTGGCTTCTGATGCTTCAGACCTCCGCTTCTTAATCTATAGAAAAGTTTCTGGCAAGCAAAAGGAGCGGCTCACCGATACTGCCTTATGCCAGGGAACAAACTACACGGACTCATCATGTATCGCAGATCGCGATATCGAATACCTGCTATATTCAATTAAAGGTGAAAAAGAAGTTCTTGAAGCCACTTTTGTGATTAAAGGCAGCCAAGAGATTAGGAATTACTTTGAGATTCCTTTGAAAGTTCCTGAGGGTTATACTGCTGCTGATGCTTCGGTGGGCGATTTAGATGGCGACGGGCAATATGAACTTATCGTTCATCAGGTCGGTAAAGGTCATGATAACGCTCATCTTGGCTTAACGGATGAGCCGGTATTTCAAGCTTATCGTTTAGATGGGAAATTTCTTTGGGAGATCAACTTGGGCAAAAATATCAGAGAGGGAGCACATTATACACAATTCATGGTTTATGACTTGAATGGGGATGGAAAGGCGGAATTCGTGTGTAAAACAGCGGATGGAACGGTTGACGGCATTGGAAGAACTCTTGGGAATAAGGACGCTGATTACAGGGATAAGGACCCTAAATCAACAACCTATGGGAAGATATTGCACGGTCCGGAATATTTGACTGTTTTCGATGGCCTAACTGGAAAGGCAATCTCCACAGTGGAATACATTCCTGGGAGGGGTGAACCGCAAAGTTGGGGAGATCAGAAAGCGAATCGGGCAGACCGCTATTTAGCGGCCATAGCGTATCTGGACGGAAAGAAACCGAGCTTGATTATGTGCAGGGGATATTATGACCGCACGGCGCTAGTTGCATGGGATTTCGACGGTAAGAAATTGACTAAACGATGGGTTTTTGATACCGAGAATGCAGATCATCACTATGAAGGTCAAGGGTTTCATAATCTCGCGGTTGCTGACGTGGATGAGGATGGTCGTGATGAAATTATTTATGGCTCAATGACCGTTGATGATGATGGGAAGGGCCTTTATAGTTCAGGTTTAGGCCATGGCGATGCGTTGCATGTCACAGATTTGGATCCCGATCGAGAGGGCTTGGAAATTTTTGCGATACACGAGCATAAGGGATCGAGCAAAGGAGTAGGCGTATCACTTCGAGATGCCCGAAATGGAGAGCTGTTATTTTCAGCGTCAATCGATGAAGATGTAACTAGAGGGGTTGCGGCATCCATCGATCCGAACCATCGCGGGGCCTATATGTGGTGGCTAGCACGAGATTCGGCTTATAACATGCAGGGAATAGCGGTCGGTCCGAGACCTAGGTTTGTCAATTTCTTGATTTGGTGGGATGGCGATTTGAGCCGCGAGCTTTTGGATGATACTCAAATCGCAAAGTATAACGAAGGAGTCATTTTCAAAGCGGAAGGCGTAAGCTCTATCAATGGAACTAAACGCACGCCAAACCTGAGCGTAGATTTATTCGGCGATTGGCGAGAAGAACTAATCCTGCGATCGATAGATAATAAATCGCTCCGGATCTATATGAGCAGTATTCCAACTTCGTTTCGTATGACAACACTAATGCATGATCCGGTATACAGGCTGGGTATTGCTTGGCAAAATGTTGCATACAATCAACCTCCCCATACAGGATTTTACCTAGGGCCAGAAATGAAACAAGTGCCTAAACCGTACTTGAATCTTGTGAGACATAGAGATTGA
- a CDS encoding SGNH/GDSL hydrolase family protein, with the protein MNKSKTIAVLVALCGVLTLSSFLIKQEKQRIYIIGDSTVRNGQGNGSNGQWGWGSFLADYIDNEAVEVYNKALGGTSSRTYFTNRSLWQTILDSLRPGDIVLMQFGHNDSSPVVDSTRARGTIPGNSNDYQEVNNPLLKQKEMVYSYGFYLRQFVKNIQNRGARAIICSPIPRNKWEAGEVVRSEYAKWAEEAATQSSAEFIPLQDLVIAAYQQQGKDYVSKHYFDAKDATHTLKEGAVLNAKLIAEYFSNKPELGLAQWIKK; encoded by the coding sequence ATGAACAAAAGTAAAACTATCGCCGTTCTTGTCGCGCTATGTGGCGTGTTGACCCTAAGTAGCTTCCTTATAAAGCAGGAAAAACAGCGTATCTACATCATCGGGGATTCAACAGTAAGGAATGGACAAGGAAATGGCAGTAACGGACAGTGGGGTTGGGGAAGCTTTCTTGCGGACTATATAGACAATGAAGCGGTGGAAGTGTATAATAAGGCTTTGGGTGGAACAAGTTCGAGAACATATTTTACCAACAGATCGCTCTGGCAAACAATCTTGGATAGCTTGCGTCCGGGAGATATCGTATTGATGCAATTTGGCCATAATGACTCCAGCCCAGTTGTTGATTCCACAAGAGCGCGAGGTACCATTCCGGGTAATTCCAACGATTATCAAGAAGTCAATAATCCCTTGCTAAAGCAGAAAGAGATGGTATATAGCTATGGCTTTTATTTACGACAGTTTGTAAAAAATATTCAAAACCGGGGAGCTCGCGCCATTATTTGTTCGCCAATTCCAAGAAATAAATGGGAGGCTGGCGAGGTTGTCAGAAGTGAATATGCGAAGTGGGCAGAAGAGGCCGCAACGCAGTCCTCGGCGGAATTTATCCCACTTCAGGATTTGGTTATTGCAGCATATCAACAACAGGGAAAAGACTATGTCAGCAAGCACTACTTCGATGCGAAAGATGCTACCCATACGCTAAAAGAGGGTGCAGTTCTCAATGCGAAGCTTATTGCCGAGTATTTTTCGAACAAGCCTGAGTTAGGGCTAGCTCAATGGATTAAGAAATAA
- a CDS encoding sensor histidine kinase KdpD, whose product MNFLRKVIAQVNRVYKRIILTGVSDDFSFLLRKEIKMVNTIALFTTIIIFIYGIYNIVHFPLVGILNFICVVSILYSFRLNRLQKHQIAKSWILIVFVFVLISVNFISPNLTEYYLIIVLTIGLLVFKQKRTKITVFILVSLAVIIPKFHIYDFPFMEDVGRDRLILNSILGLLFLAALVIYHQSIQNKYQEHIKEQSLKILQLNNDLKHLLAVIAHDIHSPLQATSMLMDYITNDKSDTENRENSILLINKQLKSLRSNLDNLLEWSRINMGGIQTKKDKIHLHDLIVNAVESFEVRRSEKGINIISDIHPSASIDADPIQISIVLRNLLDNAIKFSQPGTNISITTKEYNSMLEIAISDEGKGLSEAKMKNLFQQVAEPSYGTFGEKGTGLGLFLVKELVEANNGVIKVQSQQKVGTTFLIQFPK is encoded by the coding sequence ATGAACTTTTTACGAAAAGTTATCGCTCAGGTTAATCGCGTGTATAAACGAATCATATTGACGGGTGTATCCGATGATTTTAGCTTTCTCTTGCGCAAAGAAATAAAAATGGTCAATACGATCGCTTTGTTCACTACCATCATTATTTTCATCTATGGAATTTACAATATTGTCCATTTCCCATTAGTTGGCATCCTCAATTTTATTTGCGTCGTCAGCATCCTATACAGTTTCCGATTAAACCGCCTACAAAAACACCAAATTGCAAAAAGTTGGATTCTTATCGTTTTTGTATTTGTTCTAATCTCAGTTAATTTTATATCACCTAATTTAACAGAATATTATTTAATAATCGTCCTCACCATCGGCCTACTGGTATTTAAACAAAAGCGGACTAAAATCACTGTTTTTATATTGGTCTCTCTGGCGGTAATCATTCCAAAGTTCCATATCTACGATTTCCCTTTCATGGAAGATGTAGGTAGAGACCGTTTGATACTCAACTCGATCTTAGGGCTCTTGTTTCTGGCTGCATTGGTAATTTATCACCAATCCATTCAAAACAAATATCAAGAACATATTAAGGAACAAAGTCTGAAGATCTTACAACTTAACAACGATTTAAAGCATCTGCTCGCAGTAATTGCGCACGATATACACTCGCCCCTTCAGGCTACCTCCATGTTGATGGATTATATTACGAACGATAAGTCTGATACCGAGAATCGTGAGAATTCGATTCTGCTAATCAATAAACAGCTTAAAAGTCTAAGATCAAATTTAGACAACCTGTTAGAGTGGAGTAGAATAAACATGGGCGGAATACAAACAAAAAAAGACAAGATTCATTTGCATGATTTGATTGTCAATGCCGTCGAATCATTTGAAGTTCGTCGTTCGGAAAAAGGTATCAACATCATATCTGACATCCATCCTTCAGCGAGTATTGATGCCGATCCGATACAGATAAGTATTGTCCTGCGTAACTTACTCGATAATGCAATTAAATTTAGTCAGCCTGGGACAAATATTTCGATAACGACCAAGGAATACAATTCCATGCTGGAGATCGCTATCAGCGACGAGGGGAAAGGTTTGTCGGAAGCCAAGATGAAAAACCTTTTTCAGCAGGTCGCAGAACCTAGCTACGGTACGTTTGGTGAAAAAGGAACTGGTTTGGGGCTATTCCTCGTGAAAGAATTGGTAGAGGCTAATAACGGGGTAATTAAAGTCCAAAGTCAACAGAAGGTAGGAACGACTTTTCTAATTCAATTTCCGAAATAA
- a CDS encoding GntR family transcriptional regulator, which yields MHSDLIKFIKINAFSATPKYVQLADAVIDAIRSGIVEVGDSLPSINDLSYFLQIARETVEKGYRKLRKEGVIASTPGKGYNVCMRPFIRRRIAVFLNKLSVHKKIVYDALAKEIGDQASIDLFVYNSDISHLKSLIMGLSQDYDHFVVFPYFKEGRDKAAEVISLIPTEKLVLLGRDVEGLTGNFPIICESYENDIYDALESIREPLSKYDTIKLVFPDHSDYPKAIIKGFYRFCHEYAFEHLLVDEVAEEEIAKSTCYILLADNDLVALLEKVQLSGLAVGSEIGIISYNETPLKQFILDGITTISTDFNLMGEYAAASILNNSQARLEVPFYTVLRPSV from the coding sequence ATGCATAGTGATTTAATCAAATTTATTAAAATCAACGCATTTTCTGCGACACCCAAATATGTGCAGTTGGCAGATGCAGTGATCGATGCTATACGTTCCGGCATAGTTGAGGTTGGTGATTCTTTACCTTCAATCAATGATCTGAGCTATTTTTTACAGATAGCACGCGAGACGGTTGAGAAGGGGTATCGTAAGCTACGGAAGGAGGGCGTAATTGCTTCGACACCCGGCAAAGGATACAATGTATGCATGCGTCCCTTTATCCGCAGGCGAATTGCGGTTTTTCTGAACAAATTAAGCGTTCATAAGAAAATCGTATATGATGCGCTGGCGAAGGAAATTGGCGATCAAGCCTCTATAGATCTTTTCGTTTACAATAGCGATATTTCGCACTTAAAATCTTTAATCATGGGCTTGTCGCAAGACTACGATCATTTTGTGGTTTTCCCTTACTTCAAAGAAGGACGTGATAAAGCTGCCGAAGTGATTTCCCTCATTCCAACGGAGAAATTAGTATTGCTAGGTCGCGATGTTGAAGGCTTGACGGGCAATTTTCCAATTATTTGTGAAAGCTATGAAAACGATATTTACGATGCGTTGGAGAGCATTCGCGAACCACTATCTAAATATGATACAATAAAACTTGTTTTTCCTGATCATTCCGATTATCCGAAAGCCATCATCAAAGGATTCTATCGGTTTTGTCATGAATATGCTTTCGAGCATTTGCTGGTAGACGAGGTGGCAGAGGAGGAGATTGCTAAAAGTACCTGTTATATACTTTTAGCGGATAATGATTTGGTCGCTCTTTTAGAGAAGGTGCAGTTGAGTGGCTTGGCAGTGGGTTCTGAAATCGGCATCATCTCCTATAATGAAACGCCACTAAAGCAATTTATTCTTGATGGTATTACCACCATTTCTACAGATTTCAATCTCATGGGAGAGTATGCCGCCGCCAGTATATTAAACAATAGTCAGGCACGTCTAGAGGTTCCATTCTACACCGTGCTTCGACCTTCCGTTTAA